In one window of Corynebacterium mycetoides DNA:
- a CDS encoding MarR family winged helix-turn-helix transcriptional regulator, producing the protein MAQNEPADANPSGSPDPHAIAQRVRPAMTSLYVMYFRNAHQSDLTGPQLSIMTRLKDDGPSRINRLAEAEGVRMPTASNTINQLEKRGLVQRIRDESDRRGVSVGITREGEAELNRVGDERTKYLGDMLGALPEADLQRLDELADIVNVLAEKYVNGHNSGSTD; encoded by the coding sequence ATGGCACAGAATGAACCCGCAGACGCAAACCCCTCAGGCTCGCCGGACCCGCACGCCATCGCGCAACGTGTCCGGCCCGCCATGACGAGTTTGTACGTCATGTACTTCCGCAACGCCCACCAGTCCGACCTCACCGGCCCGCAGCTGTCCATCATGACCCGGCTGAAGGACGACGGGCCGTCGCGCATCAACCGGCTCGCCGAGGCCGAGGGCGTACGCATGCCCACCGCGTCCAACACGATCAACCAGTTGGAAAAGCGCGGGCTCGTGCAGCGCATCCGCGACGAGTCGGACCGGCGGGGGGTGAGCGTCGGGATTACCCGGGAGGGCGAGGCGGAGTTGAACCGCGTCGGCGATGAGCGCACGAAGTACCTGGGCGATATGCTGGGCGCCCTTCCCGAGGCAGATCTACAGCGGCTCGACGAGCTGGCGGACATAGTCAACGTCCTGGCAGAAAAATACGTCAACGGGCACAATTCAGGCTCGACCGACTGA
- a CDS encoding PIG-L deacetylase family protein: protein MKLEFTPEDTVLAVVAHPDDMEYGASVAVAKWASEGIEVNYLLLTHGEAGISGMEPAQTAQVRAKEQRDACDQVGVRELTLLDFPDGLLEHGLELRKAIAGYNRRLKPSIQNFDVMAPWGLNQADHHAAGLATVDAARDAGNEWLFPELGEKHQAKTLLIANHPEPTCGVEVSERDIARGISSLRSHRQYLEVLPDHASREEIVRGAAEQGGEVAGTRYAITFASRQL, encoded by the coding sequence ATGAAACTAGAGTTCACCCCCGAAGACACCGTCCTTGCCGTCGTCGCCCACCCCGATGACATGGAGTACGGCGCGTCGGTGGCCGTCGCAAAGTGGGCGAGTGAGGGGATAGAGGTCAACTACCTTCTGCTCACCCACGGCGAGGCCGGCATCTCGGGGATGGAGCCCGCGCAGACCGCGCAGGTGCGGGCGAAGGAGCAGCGCGACGCCTGCGATCAGGTGGGGGTGCGGGAGCTCACTCTGCTGGACTTCCCCGACGGCCTGCTCGAGCACGGCCTCGAGCTGCGCAAGGCGATCGCCGGCTACAACCGCCGGCTGAAGCCTTCCATCCAGAACTTCGACGTGATGGCGCCTTGGGGGCTCAACCAGGCGGATCACCACGCGGCGGGGCTGGCCACTGTGGACGCGGCGCGCGATGCGGGCAACGAGTGGCTCTTCCCGGAGCTGGGGGAGAAGCACCAGGCGAAAACACTGCTCATTGCCAACCACCCCGAGCCGACCTGCGGCGTGGAGGTCAGCGAGCGCGACATCGCCCGCGGTATCTCCAGTCTGCGGTCGCACCGGCAGTACCTCGAGGTTCTGCCGGACCACGCGAGCCGCGAGGAAATCGTCCGCGGGGCGGCTGAGCAGGGCGGAGAGGTGGCGGGTACGCGGTACGCGATCACGTTTGCGTCCCGTCAGCTATAA
- the rplI gene encoding 50S ribosomal protein L9, giving the protein MKLILTAAVDNLGEPGDIVEVKGGYGRNFLLPRGLAIPATRGAEKQIEDIKRAQAERQVRDLDHAKELRDQLDQLTGVQVKVRTSEAGKLFGSVQAADIADAVKAAGGPTLDKRRIDVPKGLVTKTGGYQVKVNLHDDVEGKVNFQVVSA; this is encoded by the coding sequence ATGAAACTGATCCTCACCGCTGCCGTTGACAACCTTGGCGAGCCCGGCGATATCGTCGAGGTCAAGGGTGGCTACGGACGCAACTTCCTGCTCCCGCGCGGGCTCGCAATCCCGGCCACCCGCGGCGCAGAGAAGCAGATCGAAGATATCAAGCGCGCACAGGCTGAGCGTCAGGTGCGCGACCTCGACCACGCCAAGGAGCTGCGCGACCAGCTCGACCAGCTCACCGGCGTGCAGGTCAAAGTCCGCACTTCCGAGGCAGGCAAGCTGTTCGGCTCCGTGCAGGCTGCAGACATCGCCGACGCCGTCAAGGCGGCCGGCGGCCCGACCCTGGACAAGCGTCGCATCGACGTGCCGAAGGGTCTCGTGACCAAGACCGGCGGATACCAGGTCAAGGTCAACCTCCACGATGACGTGGAGGGCAAGGTGAACTTCCAGGTCGTCAGCGCGTAA
- the trhO gene encoding oxygen-dependent tRNA uridine(34) hydroxylase TrhO, whose product MTSKILLYYKFQPIADPDAVRLWQRDLCEGLGLHGRIVVSKDGINGTVGGPIDACKTYARKTKEYFRGMEFKWSEGGKDDFPKLSVKAREEIVSFGVPGELKVDEHGVVGGGTHLSPEQVNALVANRGDEVVFFDGRNAREAEIGKFRNAVVPDVETTHDFIGELESGKYDWMKDKPVVSYCTGGIRCEVLSSLMINRGFTEVYQIDGGIVRYGEKFGNSGLWEGSLYVFDKRMHTEFGAPDDPDYVQLGHCAHCGEATNDFHNCANEPHCRSQYLSCPNCRERNPYCAECTAAGAGAGSGAGEAAESA is encoded by the coding sequence ATGACGAGCAAGATCCTCCTGTACTACAAGTTCCAGCCCATCGCGGATCCGGACGCTGTCCGGCTGTGGCAGCGGGACTTGTGCGAGGGGCTGGGCCTTCACGGCCGCATCGTCGTGTCCAAGGACGGAATCAATGGCACGGTGGGCGGCCCTATTGACGCGTGCAAAACCTACGCCAGGAAGACCAAGGAGTACTTCCGGGGCATGGAGTTCAAGTGGTCTGAGGGCGGCAAGGACGACTTCCCCAAGCTCAGCGTCAAGGCGCGCGAGGAGATCGTCTCCTTCGGTGTCCCCGGGGAGCTGAAAGTGGACGAGCACGGGGTCGTCGGCGGAGGCACCCACCTCTCGCCTGAGCAGGTTAACGCGCTCGTGGCCAACAGGGGAGACGAGGTGGTGTTCTTCGACGGACGCAACGCCCGCGAGGCCGAAATCGGCAAATTCAGAAACGCCGTGGTGCCTGACGTGGAGACGACCCACGACTTTATCGGGGAGCTGGAATCCGGGAAGTACGACTGGATGAAGGACAAGCCCGTGGTGTCATACTGCACAGGCGGCATCCGCTGCGAGGTCCTCTCCAGTCTGATGATCAACCGGGGGTTTACAGAGGTCTACCAGATCGACGGCGGAATCGTCCGCTACGGCGAGAAGTTCGGCAACTCCGGCCTGTGGGAAGGCTCCCTGTACGTCTTCGACAAGCGCATGCACACCGAGTTCGGGGCGCCAGACGACCCCGATTACGTGCAGCTGGGGCACTGCGCGCACTGCGGCGAGGCGACGAACGACTTCCACAACTGCGCGAACGAGCCGCACTGCCGCAGCCAGTACCTTAGTTGCCCGAACTGCCGTGAGCGCAACCCCTACTGCGCGGAATGCACCGCGGCGGGGGCTGGGGCGGGGTCTGGGGCGGGGGAAGCGGCCGAGAGCGCCTAG
- the rpsF gene encoding 30S ribosomal protein S6, producing the protein MRHYEVMIILDPQQDERTVAPSLDKFLETVRKDNGTVEKVDVWGKRRLAYPINKKEEGIYAVINLDCAAETVAELDRVLNLNEGVLRTKVLRTDK; encoded by the coding sequence GTGCGTCACTACGAAGTAATGATTATCCTCGATCCGCAGCAGGATGAACGCACCGTTGCCCCGTCCCTGGATAAGTTCCTGGAGACCGTCCGCAAGGACAACGGCACGGTAGAGAAGGTTGATGTGTGGGGTAAGCGCCGTCTTGCCTACCCGATCAACAAGAAGGAAGAGGGCATCTACGCGGTGATCAACCTTGATTGCGCCGCAGAGACCGTCGCTGAGCTTGACCGCGTCCTGAACCTGAACGAAGGCGTTCTCCGCACCAAGGTTCTCCGCACCGACAAGTAA
- a CDS encoding universal stress protein, with the protein MSLRPLTSTTPWDNPLSDPLRVTAAWHGANGGSNDEVLQLAGWLGKSVPLAVQVVAPATWASSTPATGKKFKKLLRDQSEAFAATARTALEEYVEEEMWALEPARMMASTSESSSLTRAADELDAHMILLGSRARKPKGTLLVSSLVDSLLESTTKPLLIVPQNLKLSKKGVTRVNYIFPGRNGLERNAGLWEATALARRIGVPIRLIAISPDTLTGSDLDASLDTPNTSAQWYESALGKLDHARDAVIDAAHALDPPADDGLVVEVAVAVDHGWKKAVHSVKWKKGDLACLAVRPTTQLKWVFGKAHPGKFLRHVPAPALIFPYASA; encoded by the coding sequence ATGTCACTTCGACCTCTCACTTCGACTACACCATGGGATAACCCCTTGAGCGACCCGCTGCGCGTCACCGCCGCCTGGCACGGGGCTAACGGCGGTTCGAACGACGAAGTGCTTCAGCTCGCGGGCTGGCTAGGCAAATCCGTGCCTTTGGCTGTCCAGGTTGTGGCTCCAGCGACGTGGGCGTCGTCGACACCGGCCACGGGCAAGAAGTTCAAGAAATTGCTCCGCGACCAGTCGGAGGCGTTTGCCGCCACGGCGCGCACCGCGCTCGAAGAGTACGTGGAAGAGGAAATGTGGGCGCTCGAGCCGGCGCGCATGATGGCGTCGACAAGCGAAAGCTCCTCGCTGACCCGAGCCGCGGACGAGTTGGACGCACACATGATTCTTCTCGGGTCTCGGGCGAGGAAGCCGAAGGGGACGCTCCTCGTGTCGTCGCTGGTTGATTCGCTGCTCGAGTCGACCACGAAACCCCTTCTGATCGTGCCGCAGAATCTGAAGCTGTCCAAGAAAGGCGTGACGCGGGTTAACTACATCTTCCCCGGGCGCAACGGTCTCGAGCGCAACGCCGGCCTGTGGGAGGCGACCGCTCTCGCGCGGCGCATCGGTGTGCCGATCCGGCTCATCGCCATCTCGCCAGATACCCTGACCGGCTCTGACCTCGACGCGAGCCTCGACACCCCGAACACGTCCGCCCAATGGTACGAATCCGCGCTCGGGAAGCTCGACCACGCCCGGGACGCCGTCATCGACGCCGCGCACGCCCTCGACCCGCCCGCCGACGACGGACTCGTAGTCGAGGTAGCCGTTGCCGTCGACCACGGCTGGAAGAAGGCCGTGCACTCCGTCAAGTGGAAGAAGGGAGACCTGGCGTGCCTGGCGGTGCGGCCGACAACCCAGCTCAAGTGGGTGTTCGGCAAGGCGCACCCGGGGAAATTCCTGCGCCACGTCCCGGCCCCCGCGCTGATCTTCCCGTACGCGAGTGCCTAG
- a CDS encoding glycosyltransferase family 87 protein: MGRFAPIGQSRFWSPLRAIVAVAWVFLGLGALAKANCAGGTPDESGVLQLNWGGNRQYTSFCYNDIVPLYSGRGLDQPGFAYDYSWVEGGLTRYMEYPVLAGIFQNVMGFIARNTYFLVDALLPEPGWYFYLTALVMAVLWVITARMVAELAGNRIWDTLLVAASPLVIMHAFTNWDIPSVFFLVAALLAARNERFALAGALIGLGTAFKLWPLFALGAYLVLAIRTKRWEPLLTMVAAAVVTWVAVNLPVYLRSPEAWSEFQRLNTERSWEWTTIYAVASRAFGWTGFDSGGGTPEILNTVTLLLFIAGCAFTAVIGLIAPRDPRVAEILFLTVAFFLLFNKVWSPQYSLWLVIPAVLALPHWRLLATWMTVDMLVWPILMWHMLGTENKGLPGEFLNVVVIARDGFIIAMMVLVVAQMLGRRRDKVLEAHNGFDPLLTRPEQWRATGAQP; this comes from the coding sequence ATGGGCCGTTTCGCGCCGATCGGCCAATCCCGCTTCTGGTCCCCCCTGCGGGCCATCGTGGCGGTCGCGTGGGTTTTCCTGGGCCTCGGCGCCCTAGCCAAGGCGAACTGCGCCGGAGGCACGCCCGATGAAAGCGGAGTCCTTCAGCTGAACTGGGGCGGCAACCGCCAGTACACGTCGTTTTGCTACAACGACATCGTTCCGCTCTACAGCGGCCGCGGCTTGGACCAGCCCGGGTTCGCCTACGACTACTCCTGGGTTGAGGGAGGCCTCACCCGCTACATGGAGTACCCGGTGCTGGCCGGCATCTTCCAGAACGTGATGGGGTTTATTGCCCGCAACACGTATTTCCTGGTGGACGCGTTGCTGCCGGAGCCGGGCTGGTACTTCTACCTCACCGCGCTGGTGATGGCGGTGCTGTGGGTCATCACCGCGCGCATGGTCGCGGAACTCGCCGGTAACCGGATCTGGGACACACTGCTCGTGGCGGCCTCACCCCTGGTCATCATGCACGCGTTCACCAACTGGGACATTCCCTCGGTTTTCTTCCTCGTGGCCGCGCTGCTGGCCGCGCGCAACGAGAGGTTCGCGCTCGCCGGCGCGCTCATCGGTCTCGGGACAGCCTTCAAGCTGTGGCCGCTGTTCGCGCTCGGCGCCTACCTCGTTCTGGCGATCAGGACGAAGCGGTGGGAGCCATTGCTCACCATGGTGGCCGCGGCCGTGGTGACGTGGGTGGCAGTCAATCTCCCCGTGTATCTCCGCTCCCCCGAGGCGTGGTCGGAGTTCCAACGCCTGAACACCGAACGATCGTGGGAATGGACAACCATTTACGCGGTGGCCTCCCGCGCGTTCGGGTGGACTGGGTTCGACTCGGGCGGGGGCACTCCGGAGATTCTGAACACTGTGACGCTTCTGCTGTTTATCGCAGGGTGCGCGTTCACCGCGGTGATCGGCCTAATCGCCCCGCGCGACCCGCGGGTGGCCGAGATCCTATTTCTCACGGTCGCGTTCTTCCTGCTTTTCAACAAGGTGTGGAGCCCGCAGTACTCCCTCTGGCTCGTGATTCCCGCGGTTCTCGCGCTGCCCCACTGGCGTCTGCTGGCGACGTGGATGACCGTGGACATGCTCGTCTGGCCCATCCTCATGTGGCACATGCTGGGGACGGAGAACAAGGGGTTGCCCGGGGAGTTCCTCAACGTCGTCGTCATCGCCCGCGACGGCTTCATTATCGCGATGATGGTGCTCGTCGTCGCGCAGATGCTGGGGCGGCGTCGCGATAAGGTGCTCGAGGCGCACAACGGGTTCGACCCCCTGTTGACCCGGCCCGAGCAGTGGCGAGCAACCGGAGCTCAGCCGTGA
- a CDS encoding transglycosylase domain-containing protein: MSSRTRQWLLAAVLFILLLAAVPATWFTWQYARAEIPQPGEIDTAQISNIYFSDGVTELARTVPAEGNRVQIPLEEVPEHVQNAVLAAEDRDFWTNSGFSFTGFARAALGQLTGNPSAGGGSTITQQYVKNALVGNEHSYERKAKELVYSIKMTNQWDKEDILAAYLNTVYFGRNAYGIEAAAHAFFDKPASELTVEEAGVLAASIQLPSQLDPWVNPDAAQARWNYVMDGLVEMGEVTPQERGTLQYPETRDPSTYSAYTEATGANGLIKNQVMEELKSIGITEEDVTNRGLQITTTIDAQIQAEAERVSRQRLSTLQDDARAALVSIEPQTGAVRAYYGGDDASGWDYANAGLQTGSTFKIFALAAALQQGIPLTATFDASPVTLPGNNVVTNWDGGGSGRITMLDATKTSSNTAFLRIQDELDNTTQDTADMAHALGVARSIPGIPETLRENGGQPYEGIVLGQYQSRVVDIATAMATLANRGSHHPTYFVQHVEDAKGEVLFEMDNSYVERGVAQQVADNVNEALQTVVRYANATLAGGRPAAGKTGTSQLGDTGNNKDAWMVGATPQLATAVWVGTADNTSAIFNEWGGNMYGSATPAKIWKDVMDSAHQGKEVIDFPTATPVYWGINPYSGGSGLGGSSWSGGYSTGYGSGNGYGYGGGYSSGTGSNTGTGTDGGAASTPAPAPAPAPAPAPPPAPAPAPAPVPAPTVPDPVQDFLNDVLG, translated from the coding sequence ATGAGCTCCCGCACCCGGCAATGGCTTCTCGCCGCGGTGCTTTTCATCCTCCTCCTCGCAGCAGTGCCGGCCACCTGGTTCACCTGGCAGTACGCCCGGGCCGAGATCCCCCAGCCCGGGGAGATCGATACCGCGCAGATTTCCAACATCTACTTCTCCGACGGCGTGACCGAGCTCGCGCGGACTGTCCCGGCGGAGGGAAACCGGGTGCAGATTCCTCTGGAGGAGGTCCCGGAGCACGTGCAGAATGCCGTGCTGGCGGCAGAGGACCGCGACTTCTGGACAAACTCGGGTTTCTCCTTCACAGGTTTCGCCCGCGCAGCATTAGGCCAGCTCACCGGCAACCCGTCGGCGGGCGGCGGCTCCACCATCACGCAGCAGTACGTGAAGAACGCACTCGTGGGTAATGAGCATTCGTACGAGCGCAAGGCGAAAGAGCTCGTCTACTCCATCAAGATGACCAATCAGTGGGACAAAGAAGACATTCTCGCCGCCTACCTCAACACCGTCTATTTCGGACGCAATGCCTACGGCATCGAGGCGGCCGCGCACGCTTTCTTTGACAAGCCCGCCAGCGAGCTCACCGTGGAAGAGGCCGGCGTGCTGGCCGCGTCCATCCAGCTTCCCAGCCAGCTCGACCCCTGGGTCAACCCCGACGCGGCGCAGGCCCGCTGGAACTACGTGATGGACGGTCTCGTGGAAATGGGCGAGGTGACGCCGCAGGAGCGCGGCACCCTCCAGTACCCCGAGACACGTGACCCGTCGACCTACTCCGCGTACACAGAGGCGACCGGCGCGAACGGCCTGATCAAGAACCAGGTCATGGAGGAGCTGAAATCCATCGGCATTACCGAGGAGGACGTCACCAACCGCGGCCTGCAGATCACCACCACCATTGACGCTCAGATCCAGGCGGAGGCCGAGCGGGTGTCCCGCCAGCGCCTGTCAACCTTGCAGGACGACGCCCGAGCGGCACTCGTGTCCATCGAGCCCCAGACCGGTGCCGTCCGCGCCTACTACGGCGGCGACGACGCCAGCGGCTGGGATTACGCCAACGCCGGGTTGCAGACGGGCTCCACCTTCAAGATTTTCGCCCTCGCCGCGGCTCTGCAGCAGGGCATTCCGTTGACCGCCACCTTCGATGCCTCGCCCGTGACCTTGCCGGGCAACAACGTCGTCACCAACTGGGACGGCGGCGGCAGCGGAAGAATCACCATGCTGGACGCGACTAAAACGTCCTCCAACACGGCGTTCCTGCGCATCCAAGACGAGCTGGACAACACCACCCAGGACACCGCAGACATGGCGCACGCACTCGGCGTCGCCCGGTCGATCCCGGGCATCCCGGAGACACTTCGGGAAAACGGCGGCCAGCCGTACGAGGGCATCGTGCTCGGCCAATACCAATCGCGCGTTGTGGACATAGCCACCGCAATGGCCACCTTGGCCAACCGGGGATCGCACCACCCGACGTACTTTGTCCAGCACGTCGAGGACGCCAAGGGCGAGGTCCTGTTCGAGATGGACAACTCCTACGTCGAGCGCGGCGTCGCCCAGCAGGTCGCGGACAACGTCAACGAGGCGCTGCAGACCGTAGTGCGCTACGCCAACGCCACCCTCGCCGGCGGCCGCCCCGCAGCAGGCAAGACGGGCACCTCTCAGCTCGGCGACACCGGCAACAACAAGGATGCGTGGATGGTCGGCGCCACCCCGCAGTTGGCTACCGCCGTGTGGGTGGGAACAGCGGACAATACGTCAGCCATCTTCAACGAGTGGGGCGGGAACATGTACGGCTCCGCGACACCGGCCAAGATCTGGAAAGACGTGATGGACTCCGCCCACCAGGGCAAGGAGGTGATCGACTTCCCCACCGCAACACCCGTCTACTGGGGTATCAATCCCTACAGTGGCGGCAGCGGGCTGGGCGGGTCGAGTTGGTCCGGCGGGTACTCCACGGGCTACGGAAGTGGCAACGGGTACGGATACGGTGGCGGTTACAGCTCCGGCACCGGATCCAACACCGGCACGGGCACCGACGGGGGCGCGGCCAGCACCCCGGCTCCCGCCCCGGCACCGGCCCCCGCGCCGGCTCCTCCACCCGCCCCGGCGCCGGCGCCCGCGCCGGTCCCCGCGCCGACGGTGCCCGACCCGGTGCAGGACTTTCTGAACGACGTTCTGGGGTAG
- a CDS encoding single-stranded DNA-binding protein gives MAQGDTPITVVGNLVADPELRFTPSGAAVANFRIASTPRTFNRDTNQWEDGEALFLTCNVWRQAAENVAESLSKGMRVIVNGRLKQRSYQTREGENRTVFEVEVDEVGPSLKYATANVSRTPREGGSGSYGGNQGGGNQGGYGGGNQGGYSGGNPGQQAPANRGGNQQPQNDPWNSAPPAGGFGGMDDEPPF, from the coding sequence ATGGCACAGGGAGACACCCCCATCACCGTTGTCGGCAACCTTGTCGCCGACCCGGAACTGCGTTTCACCCCCAGCGGTGCCGCAGTGGCAAATTTCCGCATCGCCTCCACCCCGCGCACGTTTAACCGTGACACCAACCAGTGGGAGGACGGCGAAGCCCTGTTCTTGACCTGCAACGTCTGGCGCCAAGCCGCCGAGAACGTCGCGGAATCCCTGAGCAAGGGGATGCGCGTGATTGTCAACGGCCGCCTGAAGCAACGCTCCTACCAAACCCGCGAAGGTGAGAACCGCACGGTGTTCGAAGTCGAAGTCGACGAGGTCGGCCCCTCCCTGAAGTACGCGACAGCCAACGTTTCCCGGACCCCGCGTGAGGGCGGCTCCGGAAGCTACGGCGGCAACCAGGGCGGAGGCAACCAGGGCGGCTACGGCGGCGGGAACCAGGGTGGGTACTCCGGTGGGAACCCCGGCCAGCAGGCTCCGGCCAACCGGGGCGGCAACCAGCAGCCGCAGAATGATCCGTGGAACTCCGCGCCGCCGGCCGGCGGCTTCGGCGGGATGGATGACGAGCCCCCGTTCTAA
- a CDS encoding DUF5318 family protein encodes MFAYTREVSHEWLRRTLLREFHAGRVPVDEVCDADFLLRAAAEYHGHDAPRPCPICGKTMREVSWVYGDNLGRRSGTARSEEEIGRLVDEVGPITVHVVEVCPHCRWNYLLREVTAAPVV; translated from the coding sequence GTGTTCGCTTACACCAGGGAAGTCTCGCACGAGTGGCTCAGGCGCACGCTGCTGCGGGAGTTTCACGCCGGCCGGGTGCCGGTGGACGAGGTCTGCGACGCCGACTTCCTCTTGCGGGCGGCGGCGGAGTACCACGGCCACGATGCGCCTCGGCCCTGTCCCATCTGCGGTAAAACGATGCGTGAGGTCTCATGGGTCTACGGCGACAACCTGGGCAGGCGCTCGGGCACGGCCCGGAGCGAGGAGGAAATCGGGCGCCTCGTTGATGAGGTGGGCCCCATTACGGTCCACGTCGTAGAGGTATGCCCGCACTGCCGCTGGAACTACCTCCTGCGGGAAGTCACAGCTGCACCAGTAGTGTGA
- a CDS encoding AAA family ATPase has translation MTFITALSVRERPRAEPWVRDVPAVAHLLARGRLELAHPVTVITGDNGVGKSTLLHAIARGYGFNTAGGAYRIETAGFPDPLFHTVRVETGPRAKQGYFLRAEKHFDHATELGDDGPNAHNLHHMSHGESVMTLVETFVPDGVYLLDEPESGLSAVRQMALLAMLHRLSQRGAQIIMVTHSPILLAIPGAHIVEITQDALSTAIDLESTLAYRAMRDWLEDPAGVARFMIEVTDPER, from the coding sequence ATGACGTTCATCACTGCACTCAGCGTGCGCGAACGCCCACGCGCCGAGCCGTGGGTGCGCGACGTCCCGGCTGTGGCGCACCTTCTGGCCCGCGGCCGCCTCGAGTTGGCGCACCCCGTCACCGTCATCACCGGCGACAACGGCGTGGGGAAGTCAACCTTGTTGCACGCCATCGCCCGCGGGTACGGGTTCAACACCGCCGGCGGCGCATACAGGATTGAAACGGCTGGCTTCCCGGACCCGTTGTTTCACACTGTGCGGGTGGAAACGGGCCCGCGCGCTAAGCAGGGCTACTTCCTTCGCGCGGAAAAGCACTTCGACCACGCCACGGAGCTGGGCGATGACGGTCCCAATGCGCATAATCTCCACCACATGTCCCACGGGGAATCCGTGATGACACTGGTGGAGACGTTCGTACCTGACGGCGTGTACCTGCTCGACGAGCCGGAGTCGGGGCTATCGGCAGTGCGGCAGATGGCGCTGCTCGCGATGCTGCACCGGCTTAGCCAGCGGGGAGCGCAAATCATCATGGTGACCCACTCGCCGATTCTCCTCGCCATTCCCGGAGCTCACATTGTGGAGATCACCCAGGACGCGCTGAGCACCGCGATAGATCTGGAAAGCACCCTCGCCTACCGGGCCATGCGCGATTGGCTGGAGGACCCCGCGGGCGTGGCCCGGTTCATGATCGAGGTGACCGATCCAGAGCGCTAG
- a CDS encoding 3-hydroxyacyl-CoA dehydrogenase translates to MKKRSTISGMDIKNVTVLGAGVLGAQIALVTAFRGFNVVSWDINDDALAAAAKRFDAFGARIVADLDDATEESMTEGRARLTQTTDLEEAVRGADLIIEAVPENIDIKRDVLGRASAAASDATIFATNTSTLLPSEFADAVSSPERFLALHFANNIWIQNTAEIMPHAGTDLKYVDVLFDFAERIGMVPVKLKKEQPGYILNTLLVPWLKAGQYLLANEIAEPADIDRDWRNSTGSPRGPFEIMDIVGLRTVLAVGQAQGNKEEWQDKFSSILEEMIAAGHIGVESGQGFYTYDK, encoded by the coding sequence ATGAAAAAGAGGAGTACCATTTCAGGCATGGACATCAAAAACGTTACAGTACTCGGCGCCGGCGTTCTCGGCGCACAGATCGCACTCGTTACAGCTTTCCGCGGATTCAACGTCGTCTCCTGGGACATCAACGATGATGCCCTCGCGGCGGCGGCGAAGCGCTTCGACGCCTTCGGCGCCCGGATTGTGGCCGACCTCGACGACGCCACTGAGGAGTCGATGACCGAGGGTCGCGCACGCCTGACCCAGACCACCGACCTCGAGGAGGCCGTGCGCGGGGCAGACCTCATCATTGAGGCTGTGCCCGAAAACATCGACATCAAGCGAGACGTGCTCGGGCGCGCCAGCGCGGCGGCGTCGGATGCGACCATCTTCGCCACCAACACCTCGACACTTCTCCCCAGCGAGTTCGCGGACGCCGTTTCCTCTCCGGAGCGGTTCCTGGCGCTTCACTTCGCCAACAACATCTGGATCCAGAACACGGCCGAGATCATGCCTCACGCCGGCACGGACCTGAAGTATGTGGACGTCCTCTTCGACTTCGCTGAGCGGATCGGCATGGTGCCCGTGAAGCTGAAGAAGGAGCAGCCCGGTTACATCCTCAACACCCTTCTCGTGCCGTGGCTGAAGGCTGGCCAGTACCTGCTGGCCAACGAGATCGCCGAGCCGGCCGACATCGACCGGGACTGGCGCAACTCCACGGGATCGCCCAGGGGCCCGTTCGAGATCATGGACATCGTCGGCCTGCGCACGGTTCTCGCCGTGGGCCAGGCACAGGGGAACAAGGAGGAGTGGCAGGACAAGTTCTCCTCCATCCTCGAGGAAATGATCGCCGCGGGCCACATCGGCGTCGAGTCCGGGCAGGGCTTCTACACCTACGACAAGTAG